From Choristoneura fumiferana chromosome 7, NRCan_CFum_1, whole genome shotgun sequence, the proteins below share one genomic window:
- the Dhit gene encoding regulator of G protein signaling double hit isoform X1: MCSLAALARGCRPAAKPCCLCWCCCCSCSWAKCLAARGSEGGPGKKPREPGPQDPLLCDGDAPPSLEEIQSWGQSFDRLMRSAAGRKVFRDFLRGEYSEENIMFWLACEELKRETDPDAVEEKARFIYEDYISILSPKEVSLDSRVREVVNRNMVEPTPHTFDDAQLQIYTLMHRDSYPRFVNSPLYKTLARVPSSPAASQ; encoded by the exons ATGTGCAGCCTGGCTGCGCTGGCGCGCGGCTGCCGGCCCGCCGCCAAGCCGTGCTGCCTGTGCTGGTGCTGCTGCTGCTCTTGTTCCTG GGCAAAGTG CCTGGCGGCGCGCGGATCGGAGGGCGGGCCCGGCAAGAAGCCCCGCGAGCCCGGCCCGCAAGACCCGCTGCTCTGCGACGGAGATGCGCC GCCGTCGCTGGAGGAGATCCAGAGCTGGGGGCAGTCGTTTGACCGACTCATGCGCAGCGCAG CCGGGCGCAAGGTGTTCCGTGACTTTCTGCGCGGCGAATACTCTGAGGAGAACATTATGTTCTGGCTGGCCTGCGAAGAGTTGAAGCGCGAGACCGACCCCGACGCCGTCGAGGAAAAGGCGCGCTTCATATATGAGGACTACATCTCCATACTCTCACCTAAAGAG GTATCATTAGACTCCCGGGTGCGCGAAGTGGTAAACCGCAACATGGTGGAGCCCACGCCGCACACGTTCGACGACGCGCAGCTTCAGATCTACACACTGATGCACCGCGACTCGTACCCGCGCTTTGTCAACTCGCCGCTGTACAAGACCTTAGCTCGGGTGCCGAGCTCGCCGGCCGCGTCGCAGTGA
- the Dhit gene encoding regulator of G protein signaling double hit isoform X2, which translates to MCSLAALARGCRPAAKPCCLCWCCCCSCSCLAARGSEGGPGKKPREPGPQDPLLCDGDAPPSLEEIQSWGQSFDRLMRSAAGRKVFRDFLRGEYSEENIMFWLACEELKRETDPDAVEEKARFIYEDYISILSPKEVSLDSRVREVVNRNMVEPTPHTFDDAQLQIYTLMHRDSYPRFVNSPLYKTLARVPSSPAASQ; encoded by the exons ATGTGCAGCCTGGCTGCGCTGGCGCGCGGCTGCCGGCCCGCCGCCAAGCCGTGCTGCCTGTGCTGGTGCTGCTGCTGCTCTTGTTCCTG CCTGGCGGCGCGCGGATCGGAGGGCGGGCCCGGCAAGAAGCCCCGCGAGCCCGGCCCGCAAGACCCGCTGCTCTGCGACGGAGATGCGCC GCCGTCGCTGGAGGAGATCCAGAGCTGGGGGCAGTCGTTTGACCGACTCATGCGCAGCGCAG CCGGGCGCAAGGTGTTCCGTGACTTTCTGCGCGGCGAATACTCTGAGGAGAACATTATGTTCTGGCTGGCCTGCGAAGAGTTGAAGCGCGAGACCGACCCCGACGCCGTCGAGGAAAAGGCGCGCTTCATATATGAGGACTACATCTCCATACTCTCACCTAAAGAG GTATCATTAGACTCCCGGGTGCGCGAAGTGGTAAACCGCAACATGGTGGAGCCCACGCCGCACACGTTCGACGACGCGCAGCTTCAGATCTACACACTGATGCACCGCGACTCGTACCCGCGCTTTGTCAACTCGCCGCTGTACAAGACCTTAGCTCGGGTGCCGAGCTCGCCGGCCGCGTCGCAGTGA